The proteins below are encoded in one region of Aestuariivirga litoralis:
- a CDS encoding cytochrome c, giving the protein MKRTLPALAVLILLGLGFFWWITSPQPFAADDIPEHVANLENGKLIFHAGGCMSCHAPGADLKDVAADVPAGGKPLVTPIGTLYPPNLTPDPETGLGKWSDADFVNAVQRGLSPSNAHLIPAFPYTSYAHMKVEDVLDLKAYLASLPPVVNKVPEEPFPAILRRGIGAWKWVSFDSTLWKPDPAQSESWNRGSYLVNGPGHCQECHTPRNLFMGLNSSKAFAGGPHPEGKGKVPSLRSLVEREKYKDAADLVLAFQNGETLGYEHMSSGGMGDVQSNLSKLPDADLTAIADYLLSLK; this is encoded by the coding sequence ATGAAACGCACTCTTCCAGCCCTGGCAGTTCTCATACTGCTGGGGCTTGGCTTTTTCTGGTGGATCACCAGCCCACAGCCCTTTGCAGCCGACGATATTCCCGAGCATGTTGCCAATCTCGAAAACGGCAAGCTGATCTTCCATGCCGGGGGTTGCATGTCCTGCCATGCGCCGGGGGCTGACCTGAAGGATGTGGCGGCTGATGTGCCGGCGGGCGGCAAGCCGTTGGTCACCCCGATCGGCACGCTCTATCCGCCTAATCTGACACCCGATCCTGAAACGGGTTTGGGCAAATGGAGTGATGCGGATTTCGTCAATGCCGTGCAGCGCGGACTCTCACCTTCAAACGCGCATCTCATTCCGGCCTTTCCCTATACGTCCTATGCCCACATGAAGGTGGAAGACGTGCTGGATTTGAAGGCCTATCTCGCCTCGCTGCCGCCGGTGGTGAATAAGGTACCGGAAGAACCATTTCCGGCCATTCTGCGGCGCGGCATCGGCGCGTGGAAATGGGTGAGCTTTGACAGCACGCTGTGGAAGCCTGACCCCGCACAAAGTGAAAGCTGGAACCGCGGATCTTACCTCGTCAATGGCCCCGGCCATTGCCAGGAATGCCACACGCCGCGCAATCTTTTCATGGGGTTGAATTCATCCAAGGCTTTTGCCGGCGGGCCGCATCCGGAAGGCAAGGGCAAGGTGCCCAGCCTGCGCTCCCTCGTGGAGCGTGAAAAATACAAGGACGCTGCGGACCTTGTGCTGGCCTTCCAGAATGGTGAGACGCTGGGTTATGAACATATGAGCTCCGGCGGCATGGGCGATGTGCAGAGCAATCTTTCCAAATTGCCCGACGCGGATTTGACCGCAATTGCGGATTATCTGCTCAGCCTGAAATAG
- a CDS encoding c-type cytochrome yields MSKLKVGLIAGILALTVGAGVSLAAMSADDAIKGRQACMKQGHGGVMKVAVPIMKGEAPFDAAALKAAYDGEDAACKDWDAFWAPGTEKGTVETHALPAIWTDKEGFAAAGKAWYDAATKLRAATDEASFKAAFPAVGAACKGCHEKFRAAD; encoded by the coding sequence ATGTCTAAGCTGAAAGTAGGACTGATCGCTGGCATTTTGGCGCTTACCGTGGGCGCTGGCGTTTCATTGGCCGCAATGAGCGCTGATGACGCCATCAAGGGCCGCCAGGCCTGCATGAAACAGGGCCATGGTGGGGTGATGAAGGTGGCCGTGCCGATCATGAAGGGCGAAGCGCCTTTTGACGCTGCGGCTTTGAAAGCCGCCTATGATGGCGAAGACGCCGCCTGCAAGGATTGGGACGCGTTCTGGGCGCCCGGGACCGAAAAGGGCACGGTGGAAACCCATGCTTTGCCCGCCATCTGGACGGACAAGGAAGGCTTCGCTGCCGCCGGCAAGGCCTGGTATGACGCCGCCACCAAGCTGCGCGCCGCCACCGATGAAGCCAGCTTCAAAGCTGCCTTCCCCGCCGTGGGTGCCGCCTGCAAGGGCTGCCACGAAAAATTCCGCGCTGCTGACTGA
- a CDS encoding leucyl aminopeptidase family protein, giving the protein MLNAKEIFAAEGSKAVSLRLISKAELASLPAALKLQAQSLGFEASPLSLMPVLSANGAVQEFLVGAPSTDADPFALGAISSKLPPGTYECAAATHLTALGWALELYRYDPFRPAEAKKVKLVLPKGVDEARLLREVDATFLVRDLINTPANILGPDELEAAARKIARAHKAAITVISGKKLEKEFPLIHVVGAAATRAPRLIDFTWGNPKHPKVTLVGKGVVFDTGGLDIKPSSSMLLMKKDMGGAANVLGLAQMVMEAKLPVRLRVLVPAVENAIAGDAFRPGDVFKTRKGLTVEIGNTDAEGRLILADALALADEEAPDLLIDMATLTGAARVALGPDLPPFYTDDAALAASLNLHGMKENDPLWQLPLWRPYYSLIETPIADLNNAGAGGFAGSITAALFLCRFVEKAKAYAHFDIFGWVPNTKPGRPKGGEAQAMRALFAVIAERFAK; this is encoded by the coding sequence ATGCTGAATGCAAAGGAAATTTTTGCCGCCGAGGGGTCGAAGGCCGTGAGCCTGAGGCTCATCAGCAAGGCTGAATTGGCCAGCCTGCCGGCGGCTCTCAAGCTGCAGGCGCAAAGCTTGGGATTTGAGGCATCGCCTCTGTCCCTGATGCCGGTGCTTTCTGCGAACGGTGCGGTGCAGGAATTTCTGGTGGGTGCGCCATCTACCGATGCTGATCCCTTTGCACTGGGTGCGATTTCTTCCAAGCTGCCGCCCGGCACTTATGAATGCGCAGCGGCCACCCATCTCACCGCCTTGGGCTGGGCGCTGGAGCTTTATCGTTACGACCCCTTCCGACCCGCAGAAGCCAAGAAAGTCAAACTCGTCCTGCCCAAGGGCGTGGATGAAGCGCGGCTCCTGCGCGAAGTCGATGCCACCTTCCTGGTGCGCGACCTGATCAACACCCCCGCCAATATTCTCGGCCCGGATGAACTCGAAGCCGCTGCCCGCAAGATCGCCAGGGCGCACAAGGCCGCGATCACCGTCATCTCAGGTAAGAAGTTGGAGAAGGAATTCCCGCTGATCCATGTGGTTGGTGCCGCTGCCACCCGCGCCCCGCGACTGATTGATTTCACCTGGGGTAATCCCAAACATCCGAAAGTCACACTGGTCGGCAAGGGCGTGGTGTTCGACACCGGCGGCCTCGACATCAAGCCCTCGTCCTCCATGCTGCTGATGAAGAAGGATATGGGCGGTGCCGCCAATGTACTCGGCCTCGCGCAAATGGTCATGGAGGCGAAGCTGCCTGTGCGTTTGCGTGTTCTCGTGCCCGCCGTGGAGAATGCCATTGCTGGCGATGCCTTCCGCCCCGGTGATGTGTTCAAGACGAGGAAAGGCCTCACCGTTGAAATTGGCAACACCGATGCTGAAGGCCGCCTCATCCTGGCCGATGCGCTGGCCCTGGCCGATGAAGAAGCGCCTGATCTGCTGATCGACATGGCCACGCTGACGGGTGCTGCCCGCGTGGCGCTGGGGCCGGATCTTCCGCCCTTCTACACCGATGATGCCGCACTCGCCGCCAGCCTCAACCTTCACGGCATGAAGGAGAATGATCCCCTTTGGCAGCTGCCATTGTGGCGGCCCTATTACAGCCTGATCGAAACGCCCATCGCCGATCTCAACAATGCCGGTGCTGGTGGTTTCGCCGGCTCGATCACGGCTGCCTTGTTCCTCTGCCGCTTTGTCGAGAAGGCGAAGGCCTATGCCCATTTTGATATTTTTGGCTGGGTGCCGAACACCAAGCC
- a CDS encoding tetratricopeptide repeat protein translates to MLSLMSVMRFSVQISAIVFLALAASGCVSHRADSSADQLTTGSTSPAMAPAPNTGPAGSYLGTRKLADDWAAHPGDEKIGLAYAAALGKLGQQQTQIDVLKAVSVAHPSDAGTQASIGKALLAANRPGEAAAVLERAVATGRADWKTYSALGSAYDAQGQYDMARAQYGKALQLQPGALSVQNNLGMSYALQGNLPQAEKVLRVALAQNGSATEPRIRQNLALVVGLSGRFDEARKIASADLPPDQVEANLAFLQDMLNKPNTWAQLQNQNTTAN, encoded by the coding sequence ATGCTCAGCCTCATGTCCGTCATGCGTTTTTCCGTTCAGATTTCCGCCATCGTTTTTCTGGCTTTAGCTGCGTCCGGCTGTGTTTCGCACCGGGCCGATTCGAGTGCTGACCAGTTGACCACGGGCAGCACGTCTCCAGCCATGGCGCCCGCGCCCAATACCGGACCGGCGGGTTCATATCTTGGAACACGCAAGCTGGCTGATGATTGGGCCGCACATCCGGGCGATGAAAAAATCGGCCTCGCTTATGCGGCAGCCCTTGGCAAATTGGGCCAGCAGCAGACGCAGATCGATGTACTGAAGGCCGTTTCCGTGGCACATCCGAGCGATGCGGGCACGCAGGCTTCCATCGGCAAGGCATTGCTTGCGGCCAACCGCCCGGGCGAAGCGGCCGCCGTTCTCGAACGCGCCGTGGCCACCGGCCGGGCCGATTGGAAAACCTATTCCGCCTTGGGCTCTGCTTATGACGCGCAGGGCCAGTATGATATGGCACGTGCGCAGTATGGCAAGGCACTGCAGCTGCAGCCGGGCGCGCTTTCGGTGCAGAATAATCTGGGCATGTCCTATGCCCTGCAGGGCAACCTACCGCAGGCTGAAAAAGTGCTGCGTGTGGCGCTGGCGCAGAATGGCTCGGCGACCGAACCGCGCATCCGGCAGAACCTCGCACTGGTGGTTGGCTTGTCCGGCCGTTTCGATGAAGCGCGCAAGATTGCTTCGGCTGATTTGCCACCCGATCAGGTGGAAGCCAATCTGGCCTTCCTGCAGGATATGCTGAACAAACCCAATACCTGGGCGCAACTGCAGAACCAGAACACTACGGCAAACTGA
- a CDS encoding DUF6496 domain-containing protein, with protein MPHKYSAAAEKKIHTVMHEFKEGDLKGGNGDHPKVTSRKQAVAIALSEARAAGKKVPPKKKSH; from the coding sequence ATGCCGCATAAATATTCCGCAGCCGCTGAAAAGAAAATTCACACGGTGATGCACGAATTCAAAGAAGGTGACCTGAAAGGTGGCAACGGTGACCACCCCAAGGTGACGAGCCGCAAGCAGGCAGTGGCCATCGCTTTGTCGGAGGCGCGCGCTGCAGGCAAGAAAGTGCCGCCGAAAAAGAAGTCTCATTAA
- the upp gene encoding uracil phosphoribosyltransferase, which yields MTFKAPANLTIVNHPLVLHKLTLMRDKNTPTAVFRQLLREISLLMAYEVCRDLPMTTRHIETPLEPMEAPVIKGKKQVIVSVLRAGSGLLEGMLDLIPSARVGHIGLYRDPKTLQPVQYYMKVPEDIAERDTFVVDPMLATGNSVAAAVDRLKEKGAKGIRLVTLLAAPEGIERFHKAHPDVPIFTAAVDSHLNDHGYIVPGLGDAGDRMFGTK from the coding sequence ATGACCTTCAAAGCCCCCGCCAATCTCACCATCGTCAACCACCCGCTCGTGCTGCACAAGCTCACTTTGATGCGCGACAAGAACACGCCCACCGCCGTGTTCCGCCAATTGCTGCGCGAGATCAGCCTGCTTATGGCCTATGAAGTGTGCCGCGATCTGCCGATGACCACCCGGCATATCGAGACCCCGCTGGAACCCATGGAAGCGCCGGTGATCAAAGGCAAGAAGCAGGTGATTGTTTCGGTGCTGCGCGCCGGCAGCGGGCTGCTTGAGGGCATGCTTGATCTCATTCCGTCAGCGCGCGTCGGCCATATCGGCCTTTACCGCGATCCGAAGACGCTGCAGCCGGTGCAATACTACATGAAGGTGCCGGAAGACATTGCCGAGCGGGACACATTCGTGGTCGATCCGATGCTAGCCACCGGCAATTCGGTGGCCGCGGCTGTTGACCGGCTCAAGGAAAAGGGTGCCAAGGGAATCCGCCTGGTGACGCTGCTCGCCGCACCGGAAGGCATTGAACGTTTTCACAAAGCGCATCCCGATGTGCCGATTTTCACGGCAGCGGTGGATTCGCATCTCAATGACCATGGCTATATCGTGCCGGGCCTGGGCGATGCCGGCGACCGGATGTTCGGGACGAAATAA
- a CDS encoding NADPH-dependent FMN reductase — protein MTKLIGISGALRKGSTNTGLLRALKDIMPGHVEYEMATLHGIPLYDGDAERAHGKPEAAVTLSEKVKAADGIIVATPEYNGSIPGVLKNATDWMSRGGSPFHWKRVGIIGAADGPLGAARSQLALRQNMQGLQAIVMPKPEVFAGNNSKTFDADGNVIDDDVKRHLATWLKAFLDWVEKKP, from the coding sequence ATGACGAAGCTCATCGGCATTTCAGGCGCATTGCGCAAAGGCTCCACCAATACCGGCCTGCTGCGCGCCCTGAAGGACATCATGCCCGGCCATGTTGAATATGAAATGGCCACTTTGCATGGCATCCCGCTTTATGATGGCGATGCGGAAAGGGCCCATGGCAAGCCGGAAGCGGCGGTAACGTTGAGCGAAAAGGTAAAGGCCGCTGATGGCATCATCGTCGCCACGCCGGAATATAATGGCTCCATTCCTGGTGTGCTGAAAAACGCCACCGACTGGATGTCACGCGGCGGCTCGCCGTTTCACTGGAAGCGTGTTGGTATCATTGGCGCTGCTGATGGGCCTTTGGGTGCCGCACGCTCGCAACTCGCTTTGCGCCAGAACATGCAGGGCCTGCAAGCCATTGTGATGCCAAAGCCCGAAGTCTTCGCCGGAAACAACAGCAAGACCTTTGATGCCGATGGCAATGTCATTGATGACGACGTGAAACGCCACTTGGCCACCTGGCTCAAGGCATTTCTCGATTGGGTTGAGAAGAAGCCTTAA
- a CDS encoding response regulator: MTASSAARTVIFPRPDGKPRRVLYAEDQETSRVVTKAMLERMGFLVDAVEDGELALHAARNDNYDVILLDIEMPVMDGVTAARMIRAELEHVASTPILALSAFLADSTEHSIWRDAFDSALPKPTTTRELFKVMHAAVTSRDTRAKAAKPKQAAPSMTDYLNALKTSLPSGLWRRLSATAAQDMHHLVNVLGAAQQTNDKDLCAEAARKLIQMATTFGAAKVAELARNAEVAVLRREVTNWAMG; this comes from the coding sequence ATGACCGCCTCCTCCGCCGCCCGCACCGTGATTTTCCCCCGTCCCGATGGCAAGCCCCGCCGCGTCCTCTATGCCGAGGACCAGGAAACCTCACGCGTGGTGACCAAGGCCATGCTGGAACGCATGGGCTTTCTGGTGGATGCCGTGGAAGATGGCGAACTGGCGCTGCATGCCGCCCGCAATGACAATTATGATGTGATCCTGCTCGATATCGAAATGCCGGTGATGGATGGCGTGACCGCTGCCCGGATGATCCGCGCCGAGCTGGAGCATGTGGCGTCCACCCCTATTCTGGCCCTTTCGGCTTTCCTTGCTGATTCCACCGAACATTCGATCTGGCGCGATGCCTTTGACAGCGCGCTTCCCAAACCCACCACCACGCGTGAGCTGTTCAAGGTGATGCATGCGGCCGTAACCTCGCGCGACACCCGTGCCAAGGCAGCAAAGCCGAAACAGGCTGCGCCGAGCATGACGGATTATTTGAATGCGTTGAAAACCAGCCTGCCTTCAGGCCTGTGGCGCAGACTTTCAGCCACGGCGGCGCAGGACATGCATCACCTGGTGAATGTGCTGGGTGCGGCCCAGCAGACCAATGACAAGGACTTGTGTGCCGAAGCGGCGCGGAAGCTGATCCAGATGGCCACGACGTTCGGTGCGGCCAAGGTAGCGGAACTGGCCCGGAATGCCGAAGTTGCGGTGTTGCGCCGCGAAGTCACGAACTGGGCGATGGGGTGA
- a CDS encoding cryptochrome/photolyase family protein produces MAPPILLWLRQDLRLSDHPALTAAAAKGAIIPLYVLDDDTPGEWRWGGASRWWLHHSLAALGKNLPLVLRKGRADDVIAEVLKQTEATSLHFTRDYAPWSPALESCVKKICDDLNVTCHRHGGFLLHEPEAIKNGSGETYKVFTPFSRACFASGEPRAPKPVPKFEIAKHGLKSDRLDDWQLTPSKPDWAKSFEGHWQPGEQGAQKALASFIDDALEHYADGRDRPDQPLTSRLSPHLHWGEISPHQAWSAIRAAMDRKLGKLDHSAEKFLNEVLWREFSNHLLVLFPDFPTKSYRPEFDDMPWAKSADHLHKWQKGQTGYPIVDAGMRELWATGFMHNRVRMVVASFLIKHLQIDWREGERWFWDTLVDADIANNAASWQWVAGSGADASPYYRIFNPVLQGVKFDPQGDYVKRWVPELKHVSAEFIHAPWNMPNPPADYPAPMVDHAQARTRAMAALASIKKEQA; encoded by the coding sequence ATGGCACCACCCATTCTTCTCTGGCTGCGGCAGGATCTGCGGCTTTCTGATCATCCCGCCCTCACCGCCGCAGCGGCAAAGGGTGCCATCATACCGCTTTACGTACTGGACGATGATACGCCGGGCGAATGGCGCTGGGGCGGCGCTTCGCGTTGGTGGCTGCATCACTCGCTTGCGGCACTTGGTAAAAATCTGCCGCTCGTTTTGCGCAAGGGCCGCGCCGACGACGTGATCGCGGAGGTCCTGAAGCAGACCGAAGCCACCAGCCTGCATTTCACCCGCGACTATGCACCCTGGTCGCCCGCGTTGGAATCCTGCGTCAAGAAAATCTGTGACGATTTGAATGTGACGTGCCATCGCCACGGCGGCTTTTTGCTGCATGAGCCGGAGGCGATCAAGAACGGATCGGGCGAAACCTACAAGGTCTTCACGCCTTTCTCCCGTGCCTGCTTCGCCAGCGGCGAACCGCGTGCACCAAAGCCTGTGCCGAAATTTGAAATCGCCAAACACGGTTTGAAATCCGACAGGCTTGACGACTGGCAACTCACGCCTTCAAAGCCGGATTGGGCCAAGAGTTTCGAAGGCCACTGGCAGCCGGGCGAGCAGGGTGCACAGAAAGCTCTCGCGAGCTTCATCGATGATGCGCTCGAACATTATGCCGATGGACGTGATCGCCCGGACCAGCCGCTCACCTCGCGCCTCAGTCCTCACCTGCATTGGGGAGAAATCTCTCCGCATCAGGCGTGGTCTGCCATCCGCGCCGCGATGGACCGCAAGCTGGGCAAGCTCGACCACAGCGCCGAAAAATTCCTGAACGAAGTGCTGTGGCGCGAATTCTCCAATCACCTGCTCGTGCTGTTTCCCGATTTTCCCACCAAGTCCTACCGCCCTGAATTTGATGACATGCCGTGGGCGAAAAGTGCTGACCACTTGCACAAATGGCAAAAGGGCCAGACCGGCTATCCCATCGTCGATGCCGGAATGCGTGAACTTTGGGCGACAGGATTCATGCACAACCGGGTCCGCATGGTGGTGGCCTCCTTCCTCATCAAGCATCTGCAGATTGATTGGCGCGAAGGTGAGCGCTGGTTCTGGGACACGTTGGTCGATGCTGACATCGCGAATAACGCCGCCAGCTGGCAATGGGTGGCGGGTTCCGGCGCTGATGCCTCGCCCTATTACCGCATCTTCAATCCCGTCCTGCAGGGCGTGAAATTTGATCCCCAGGGCGACTATGTGAAACGCTGGGTGCCGGAGCTGAAGCATGTATCGGCAGAATTCATCCATGCCCCTTGGAACATGCCAAATCCTCCGGCAGATTACCCTGCACCCATGGTGGACCATGCGCAGGCCCGCACCCGCGCCATGGCCGCCCTAGCAAGTATCAAGAAGGAACAGGCATGA
- a CDS encoding VOC family protein: MTSPSYVVPAGTHIGHVHLKVADIDRALGFYCGLLGFELQVMYGTDAAFISAGGYHHHIGLNTWESKGGSPPPPGTTGLFHTAILYPTRADLANALKRVRDSGVTLDGASDHGVSEALYLRDPDQNGVELYWDRPKDQWPKDPDGKLTMFTRRLDLRDLLAQATI; the protein is encoded by the coding sequence ATGACATCCCCAAGCTACGTCGTGCCGGCCGGCACCCATATCGGCCATGTTCATCTCAAAGTCGCGGATATTGATCGCGCCTTGGGCTTTTACTGCGGCTTACTCGGCTTCGAGCTGCAGGTCATGTACGGCACTGATGCTGCCTTTATTTCAGCAGGCGGCTATCACCACCACATCGGCCTGAACACCTGGGAAAGCAAGGGCGGTTCGCCGCCGCCACCCGGCACGACAGGCCTGTTCCACACCGCCATTCTTTATCCCACCCGCGCCGACCTCGCCAACGCGCTGAAGCGCGTGCGCGATTCTGGCGTCACCCTCGATGGCGCCTCGGACCATGGTGTGTCTGAAGCGCTGTATCTGCGTGACCCCGACCAGAATGGCGTTGAGCTTTATTGGGATCGCCCCAAGGACCAGTGGCCGAAGGACCCCGACGGCAAGCTCACCATGTTCACCCGCCGCCTCGATCTGCGCGACCTTCTTGCGCAAGCCACAATCTGA
- the wrbA gene encoding NAD(P)H:quinone oxidoreductase: MTKILVLYYSSWGHMEAMANAAAEGAKAAGAKVDVKRVAETVPEDVQKAYHYKTDQKAPVAKPDELADYDGIIFATPTRYGMMAAQMKNFIDQTGGIWMKGALVGKPGSVMVGAANQHGGQESTALNFHTVLLHHGMVIVGLPYAYQGQMGHDDIKGGSPYGASTTTGGDGSRMPSKQDLEAAAWQGEHVAKIAAKLAAK; this comes from the coding sequence ATGACCAAAATTCTCGTTCTCTATTACTCCTCCTGGGGCCACATGGAAGCCATGGCCAACGCTGCCGCTGAAGGTGCCAAGGCCGCTGGCGCCAAGGTTGACGTGAAGCGCGTGGCCGAAACCGTTCCGGAAGATGTTCAGAAGGCCTATCACTACAAGACCGACCAGAAGGCCCCCGTGGCCAAGCCGGATGAGCTGGCGGATTACGATGGCATCATCTTCGCTACCCCGACCCGTTATGGCATGATGGCCGCCCAGATGAAGAATTTCATCGACCAGACCGGCGGCATCTGGATGAAGGGCGCCCTTGTCGGCAAACCGGGTTCCGTCATGGTCGGCGCTGCCAACCAGCATGGCGGCCAGGAATCCACTGCCCTCAACTTCCACACGGTGCTGCTGCATCACGGCATGGTGATTGTCGGCCTGCCTTACGCCTATCAGGGCCAGATGGGCCATGACGACATCAAGGGCGGCTCGCCTTACGGCGCCTCCACCACCACCGGTGGCGATGGTTCGCGCATGCCCTCGAAGCAGGATCTCGAAGCTGCCGCCTGGCAGGGCGAACACGTTGCCAAGATCGCAGCCAAGCTGGCCGCCAAGTAA
- a CDS encoding cryptochrome/photolyase family protein has protein sequence MARLDHKILLITGDQLSLNLSALRAVEPAHTHILLAEVVPEATTAKHHKKKIVLVFSAMRHFAEELRRAGWNVDYVTLDDPENSQSLSGEVKRAMTRHQADTAVMTAPNDYRLRGELAFVEQLEDNRFFSSEAEFRSFAETHKNLRMEFFYRALRQKTGLLMENGQPVGGRWNYDTENRKPAKSAASFVPPPRFEPNVITREVIDLVKARFDDHYGLLEPFWFGVTRSDTQAAFESFLKNALPHFGVTQDAMLENEYFLNHSMISLYLNLGLLDARMICKAAEAAYLSGDAPLESVEGFIRQILGWREYVRGVYWMKMPDYLSSNFLKADVPIPDFYWSGDTDLNCVSQALRQTHDEAYAHHIQRLMITGNFALLAGINPFQVHEWYHAVYADAFEWVEAPNTIGMALHADGGLMGSKPYAASANYINKMSNYCKACRYDPKQRLGPEACPFNAMYWNFIGKHQDVFSHNLRMGQIVNAYRKFSADEKQAIANQANGFIGRLKPY, from the coding sequence ATGGCGCGTTTGGATCACAAAATTCTGCTGATTACCGGGGATCAGCTGTCGCTGAATTTGTCTGCGCTGCGGGCAGTTGAACCGGCTCACACTCACATCTTGTTGGCAGAAGTGGTGCCAGAGGCCACCACCGCCAAGCACCACAAGAAGAAGATCGTTCTGGTGTTTTCAGCGATGCGGCATTTTGCCGAGGAACTCCGGCGTGCGGGTTGGAATGTCGACTATGTCACGCTTGATGATCCGGAAAATTCGCAAAGCCTGAGCGGCGAGGTAAAGCGTGCGATGACGCGGCATCAGGCCGACACGGCGGTGATGACTGCGCCCAATGACTATCGTTTGCGGGGCGAATTGGCCTTCGTGGAGCAATTGGAGGACAACCGCTTTTTCAGCAGCGAAGCGGAATTCAGGTCTTTTGCTGAAACACACAAAAACCTGCGGATGGAATTCTTTTACCGGGCCCTGCGGCAGAAAACCGGACTGCTGATGGAAAACGGGCAGCCTGTCGGTGGGCGATGGAATTACGATACCGAGAACCGCAAACCGGCAAAGTCCGCAGCTTCATTCGTGCCGCCGCCACGATTTGAGCCCAATGTCATCACGCGGGAGGTGATTGACCTAGTGAAAGCGCGGTTCGACGACCATTATGGTTTGCTTGAGCCCTTCTGGTTTGGCGTGACCCGTAGTGATACGCAAGCCGCCTTCGAGTCATTTTTGAAGAATGCGCTGCCCCATTTCGGCGTCACCCAGGACGCGATGCTGGAGAATGAGTATTTTCTCAACCACAGCATGATCTCGCTCTATCTCAATCTTGGCCTTCTGGATGCTCGCATGATCTGCAAGGCGGCAGAAGCTGCCTATCTCTCCGGAGACGCGCCGCTGGAATCAGTCGAGGGTTTTATCCGGCAAATCCTGGGCTGGCGTGAATATGTGCGCGGCGTTTACTGGATGAAGATGCCGGATTATCTCTCCAGCAATTTCCTGAAGGCGGATGTACCGATTCCTGATTTCTATTGGTCAGGGGACACCGACCTGAATTGCGTGAGCCAAGCTCTGCGACAGACCCATGATGAAGCCTATGCCCATCACATCCAGCGGCTGATGATCACCGGAAATTTTGCGCTGCTTGCGGGCATCAATCCGTTTCAGGTGCATGAATGGTATCACGCCGTCTATGCCGATGCGTTTGAATGGGTGGAAGCGCCCAATACAATCGGCATGGCTTTGCATGCCGATGGCGGGCTGATGGGCTCCAAGCCCTATGCGGCCTCGGCCAATTACATCAACAAAATGTCGAACTACTGCAAAGCTTGCCGTTACGACCCGAAGCAAAGATTGGGGCCTGAGGCTTGCCCGTTCAATGCGATGTACTGGAATTTCATCGGCAAGCACCAGGACGTTTTCAGCCACAATCTGCGCATGGGGCAGATTGTGAATGCCTACCGCAAATTCAGCGCGGATGAAAAACAGGCGATTGCCAATCAGGCAAATGGCTTTATCGGCAGATTGAAGCCGTATTGA
- a CDS encoding alpha/beta fold hydrolase produces the protein MTLLLEIPALGCDEGLYETFNAALGLETKVVVASGSRMDACVDQVLAQAPKEFFLLGTSFGGRVALETAVASPERVKVLIIIGAGAGPVVDQAAGLKRSERVRGTEFEVVLKEMGDIVSHLPGPRGPETMEAFRAMSRKGGPERFALQSDAMAHRTDLWPLLSKITCPVLCLWGEHDQYSPAETAMKIATSVPRGTAVLIKDCGHFPTLEYPEETARSVAGFLSISG, from the coding sequence ATGACGCTGCTTCTCGAAATCCCTGCCCTCGGTTGTGACGAAGGCTTGTACGAAACCTTCAATGCTGCACTCGGTCTTGAGACCAAGGTGGTGGTTGCTTCTGGCAGTCGTATGGATGCTTGCGTCGATCAGGTTCTGGCGCAGGCGCCGAAAGAATTCTTCCTGCTGGGCACCAGCTTCGGCGGCCGCGTGGCTTTGGAAACTGCGGTGGCGTCGCCTGAGCGCGTGAAAGTCTTGATCATCATCGGTGCGGGCGCAGGCCCAGTTGTCGATCAGGCGGCCGGCCTCAAACGGTCTGAACGCGTGCGCGGTACCGAGTTTGAAGTGGTGCTGAAGGAAATGGGTGACATCGTTTCGCATCTGCCCGGTCCGCGCGGGCCTGAAACCATGGAAGCCTTCCGCGCCATGAGCCGCAAAGGCGGGCCGGAACGATTTGCCCTGCAGTCAGACGCCATGGCACATCGCACCGATCTCTGGCCGCTTCTTTCCAAAATTACCTGCCCAGTCCTCTGCCTCTGGGGCGAGCATGATCAATATTCCCCAGCAGAAACCGCGATGAAGATCGCGACTTCCGTGCCGCGCGGAACGGCGGTGCTGATCAAGGATTGTGGGCATTTCCCCACACTGGAATATCCAGAGGAAACCGCCCGCAGCGTGGCGGGCTTTCTGTCTATTTCAGGCTGA